One genomic window of bacterium includes the following:
- a CDS encoding UbiA family prenyltransferase, whose amino-acid sequence MLAFISATLMMGGIYVINQIMDIESDRINKKLYLLPEGYISVKQAWIEAILLFALAFVCAIPYPLRFKLLLFVSFIGGILYSVPPFQFKGRPILDLFSNSFGYGLVAFSLGWSAVKHISFNTVLYALPYLFAVGAVFINTTIPDMEGDKKSGKITTGVLMGNNAYLFSTILVIISFILSVYLKDWLCGITSIVAIPLFLLAYIKRNLTYCFFSIRISAPILVLLTAVKFLWFALVLIIIFWGMRIYYKYRFNIIYPKIND is encoded by the coding sequence ATGTTAGCTTTTATTTCCGCTACCCTTATGATGGGCGGGATTTATGTCATAAACCAAATTATGGATATTGAATCGGACAGGATAAATAAAAAACTTTATCTTTTACCGGAAGGATATATTTCTGTAAAACAAGCATGGATAGAAGCTATTCTTTTGTTTGCACTTGCTTTTGTTTGCGCCATTCCGTATCCTCTTAGATTTAAGTTGCTTTTGTTCGTATCCTTTATCGGCGGAATTTTGTATTCTGTGCCACCGTTCCAGTTTAAAGGACGACCAATTCTTGACCTTTTTTCAAATTCTTTCGGGTATGGATTGGTCGCTTTTTCACTTGGCTGGTCTGCAGTGAAACACATTTCATTTAATACCGTCTTGTATGCGCTGCCTTATTTGTTTGCGGTTGGAGCAGTTTTTATAAATACTACCATCCCGGATATGGAAGGTGATAAAAAATCAGGGAAAATAACTACCGGTGTGTTGATGGGGAACAATGCGTATCTTTTTTCAACTATATTGGTTATAATTTCGTTCATACTTTCTGTTTACTTGAAAGATTGGTTGTGCGGAATTACTTCTATTGTAGCAATTCCGTTGTTCTTGCTTGCGTATATAAAGCGTAATTTAACTTATTGTTTTTTTTCCATAAGGATAAGCGCGCCAATTCTTGTTCTTTTAACGGCTGTTAAATTTTTATGGTTTGCACTGGTATTAATAATTATATTTTGGGGAATGAGAATATACTATAAATACAGGTTTAATATAATATACCCAAAAATAAATGATTGA
- a CDS encoding NAD(P)/FAD-dependent oxidoreductase, whose amino-acid sequence MIYIFMATYDLVVIGAGPAGSMAAITAAKAGIKTILIEEHPEVGTPLNCGEGISKEWITKFVDMKPSWIASNIDGVTFTSPSRRQLTVYYPGVGYILERKIFDRDLAGLAAETGAEVRVKTRAIGLTKTGIDTNKGKIDAKIIIGADGGLSRVSRWAGIDTKLEKKDFWTTCEYLLAAEVTENIVELIAGRETVPGGYIWIFPKSKYLANVGAGVCPAITRESPKTVLDNFLKWRFKKYSILSEAMSMVPSKGVKTLVKNNVCLVGDAGRLIDPISGGGIGNALLTGQLAGKAAADAIKKDDIKKLKLYEKDWEKWEGKNFKIKLQARKIAMKLKDADIELLFDFCKENFAGRNLTKMPNEIDVIKSILKFSPRFLKMGFNLLKS is encoded by the coding sequence ATGATTTATATATTTATGGCTACTTATGATTTGGTTGTTATCGGAGCTGGACCTGCAGGTTCAATGGCGGCTATTACTGCGGCTAAAGCAGGGATCAAAACTATTTTAATAGAAGAACATCCCGAAGTCGGAACTCCTCTTAATTGCGGCGAAGGCATATCCAAAGAATGGATAACAAAATTCGTAGATATGAAACCTTCCTGGATTGCTTCAAATATTGATGGCGTAACTTTTACTTCTCCTTCCCGCAGACAGTTGACAGTCTATTACCCCGGTGTCGGTTATATTCTTGAAAGAAAGATTTTTGACCGTGATCTTGCAGGACTTGCAGCGGAAACCGGTGCTGAAGTAAGAGTCAAAACAAGAGCAATCGGCTTGACTAAAACAGGTATAGATACAAATAAAGGTAAAATAGATGCGAAAATAATTATTGGTGCGGATGGAGGTCTTTCAAGAGTCTCTAGATGGGCAGGTATTGATACTAAACTTGAGAAAAAAGATTTCTGGACGACCTGCGAGTATTTGCTTGCGGCTGAAGTAACCGAAAATATAGTCGAACTTATTGCAGGAAGAGAAACTGTGCCGGGCGGATATATCTGGATATTCCCGAAATCAAAATATCTTGCCAATGTCGGTGCAGGTGTGTGTCCTGCGATTACAAGGGAATCTCCAAAAACGGTGCTTGATAACTTTTTAAAGTGGAGATTCAAAAAATATAGCATATTGTCGGAAGCTATGAGTATGGTGCCTTCCAAGGGCGTGAAAACTCTCGTCAAAAATAACGTGTGTTTGGTCGGGGATGCTGGCAGGCTGATTGACCCGATTTCTGGAGGCGGTATAGGGAATGCTTTATTGACAGGACAATTAGCTGGCAAAGCTGCAGCCGATGCCATAAAAAAAGACGATATCAAAAAGCTTAAATTATACGAAAAAGATTGGGAAAAATGGGAAGGAAAAAACTTCAAAATTAAACTGCAAGCTCGTAAAATAGCTATGAAACTCAAAGATGCAGATATTGAGTTGTTGTTTGATTTCTGTAAAGAAAACTTTGCCGGTCGCAATTTAACTAAAATGCCGAACGAAATAGATGTAATTAAAAGCATACTTAAATTCAGTCCGCGATTTTTAAAAATGGGCTTTAATTTGCTCAAAAGCTAA
- a CDS encoding electron transfer flavoprotein subunit beta/FixA family protein, which produces MYQIIVLAKQVPDTRNITTKTMKEDGTVNRTALPAIFNPEDLNALEAALLIKEKYGAIVTVITMGPPSAAEILRESLYRGADKVILLTDRRFAGSDTLATSYILSMAIKKIEKFDIIFSGRQAIDGDTAQVGPQVAEKLNIPQITYMQEVLHLNKNEIKIKRLIDNGIEILKSKLPALITVTNTSNAPRFPSIKQMAKFKKAISNSELAKVSNTLKYLSPERYSEETLIQDRLLINEWNMEDINADLALCGISGSPTKVFKINYVTLETQETKEIPPNEKGIQTLMQELIKEYIV; this is translated from the coding sequence ATGTATCAAATTATTGTTCTTGCGAAACAAGTCCCCGATACCAGAAATATTACTACCAAAACAATGAAAGAAGACGGGACAGTTAATAGAACGGCTCTCCCTGCCATTTTTAATCCCGAAGACTTAAATGCTTTGGAAGCGGCGCTATTAATCAAAGAAAAATATGGAGCAATAGTTACGGTTATTACAATGGGCCCTCCTTCTGCTGCAGAAATTTTAAGAGAATCCCTTTATAGAGGCGCAGATAAAGTAATCCTTTTAACCGATAGAAGATTTGCCGGTTCCGATACCCTCGCTACAAGTTATATTTTATCAATGGCTATTAAAAAAATAGAAAAATTTGATATTATATTTTCCGGAAGACAAGCAATTGACGGGGATACTGCTCAGGTTGGCCCGCAGGTCGCAGAAAAATTGAACATTCCCCAAATTACCTATATGCAGGAAGTTTTACACTTAAATAAAAACGAAATTAAAATTAAAAGACTCATTGACAACGGGATAGAAATCTTAAAGTCAAAACTCCCGGCGCTCATTACAGTTACAAATACTTCCAATGCCCCAAGGTTTCCCTCCATAAAACAAATGGCAAAGTTTAAAAAAGCCATATCCAATAGCGAACTTGCTAAAGTTTCAAACACCTTGAAATACTTATCTCCTGAACGCTATTCCGAAGAAACTCTTATACAAGATAGACTCTTGATAAATGAGTGGAATATGGAAGATATAAACGCAGATCTCGCTTTGTGCGGAATTTCAGGTTCCCCTACAAAAGTTTTTAAAATTAATTATGTTACTCTTGAAACGCAGGAAACAAAAGAAATACCTCCAAATGAAAAAGGAATACAAACGTTAATGCAGGAATTGATAAAAGAATATATTGTCTAA
- a CDS encoding electron transfer flavoprotein subunit alpha/FixB family protein: MNKKQIWVYIENTNKGIADVSKELLSKGKELAGRLSSSNQKTELCAIWLGTNVKKSVQALFDMRCDKVYLVEHPELKDFKVLPYTTNLVENIKKYNPYIILFGATSIGRELAPRIASAVRCGLTADCTDLQIGDIEFKTNKKAYKDLLLQIRPAFGGNIIATIINPEMHPQMATVRPGVMKTLEPLPAGTGKGEVITLEAKIKQEDFIVEIIQKIQEEKKINLIGAQIIVSGGIGVGNKENFKLINELAQTLGAEIGATRAAVDIGWIHKDHQVGQTGVTVRPRLYIACGISGSIQHLAGMQESKQIIAINKDADAPIMKIAHYKINGDLNRIIPMMIKAYKEKE; the protein is encoded by the coding sequence ATGAATAAAAAACAAATATGGGTTTACATTGAGAATACAAATAAAGGTATTGCGGATGTTAGCAAAGAACTCCTATCTAAAGGCAAAGAATTAGCAGGGCGGTTGTCTTCTTCTAACCAGAAAACGGAATTATGCGCAATATGGTTAGGGACCAATGTCAAAAAAAGCGTTCAAGCGCTTTTTGATATGAGATGTGATAAAGTATATCTGGTAGAACATCCGGAATTAAAAGATTTCAAAGTATTGCCCTACACTACTAACCTTGTAGAAAACATAAAAAAATATAATCCTTATATAATACTTTTTGGAGCCACTTCAATCGGGCGAGAATTGGCACCGAGAATAGCTTCAGCAGTTAGGTGCGGACTTACAGCGGATTGCACCGATTTACAAATAGGCGACATTGAGTTTAAAACAAATAAAAAAGCATATAAAGACTTACTCTTACAAATCCGACCGGCTTTCGGAGGAAATATTATCGCAACAATTATTAATCCCGAAATGCATCCTCAAATGGCGACTGTAAGACCGGGAGTTATGAAAACTCTTGAACCACTTCCAGCCGGTACAGGAAAGGGCGAAGTTATCACATTGGAAGCAAAAATAAAGCAAGAAGATTTTATTGTTGAAATTATACAAAAAATTCAGGAAGAAAAAAAGATAAATCTCATTGGTGCGCAAATTATCGTATCAGGAGGGATAGGAGTCGGGAATAAAGAAAACTTTAAATTAATAAACGAATTAGCGCAGACTTTAGGCGCTGAAATTGGAGCTACCCGTGCTGCAGTTGATATCGGGTGGATTCATAAAGACCATCAGGTGGGACAAACAGGCGTTACTGTAAGACCAAGACTTTATATCGCTTGTGGGATATCGGGTTCCATACAACATCTTGCAGGAATGCAGGAGTCAAAACAAATTATAGCTATTAATAAAGATGCGGATGCACCCATTATGAAAATCGCTCACTATAAAATTAACGGGGATTTAAACAGGATAATTCCTATGATGATAAAAGCTTATAAAGAAAAGGAGTAA
- a CDS encoding acyl-CoA dehydrogenase family protein, with protein MANFFTENSDRLFHFNSLDIKKIVESLEDSFNEHKRFDYAPENYEDAIDNYKKILELVGQISAECIAPLAKSVDEQGASYKDGEVEYAEGTKQAFETLRKADLIGGTLPRKYGGLNLPNVINNIVIEMVSEADASFMNIYGLQDIAVTINKFASEEQKEKILPLFCKGEVTGSMDLTEPEAGSDLQAVQAKATFDEKENCWKLNGVKRFITNGGARVHLVLARSEEGTQDARGLSMFLYLKDGGMKIRRIEHKLGIHGSPTTELEFNDAKCELVGKRRFGLIKYVMHLMNGARLGVAIQALGIAQAAYNKALKYALERKQFGKKIIELPAVYDMLTNDRMDIEATRSLIYHTGLIVDELESIEKTLEEKQENFFSEKPANQRERAKKLSEKVELFTPLAKYYSTEAANRICYNAIQIHGGTGYMQDFDVERYYRDARITSIYEGTTQFQVVAAIGGVMTKQMDSEFEKFRKSAQGHEGEFKDVYDVLLKYERMFNKAIDKVRELKNKDFRDYIARTLIDMALLLYMSYSFLDEAKRNPKKALFARKFAMERLPGFESNYHKVMEVDETTIRNYEQLLEIKI; from the coding sequence ATGGCAAATTTTTTCACGGAAAATTCCGATAGATTGTTTCATTTTAACTCCCTTGATATAAAGAAAATAGTCGAAAGTCTTGAAGATAGTTTTAACGAACATAAAAGATTTGATTACGCTCCGGAAAATTATGAAGATGCGATAGATAATTACAAAAAAATATTAGAACTCGTAGGACAGATTTCTGCTGAATGTATTGCTCCTCTTGCTAAATCAGTCGATGAACAAGGCGCTTCTTATAAAGATGGTGAAGTAGAATATGCCGAGGGAACTAAACAAGCCTTTGAAACTCTTAGAAAAGCAGACTTAATAGGCGGAACGTTGCCAAGGAAATATGGTGGTCTAAACCTCCCTAATGTAATTAATAACATTGTCATAGAAATGGTATCCGAAGCAGACGCCAGCTTTATGAACATATACGGGCTACAGGATATTGCCGTCACTATTAATAAATTTGCATCGGAAGAACAGAAAGAAAAAATTCTTCCTTTATTTTGTAAAGGGGAAGTAACGGGTTCTATGGATTTAACCGAACCTGAGGCAGGTTCCGATTTGCAGGCGGTCCAAGCAAAAGCAACTTTTGATGAAAAAGAAAATTGCTGGAAACTCAATGGCGTTAAAAGATTTATTACGAACGGAGGCGCAAGAGTTCATCTCGTCCTTGCAAGAAGCGAAGAAGGGACTCAGGATGCGCGCGGATTGTCTATGTTCCTTTACTTAAAAGATGGTGGTATGAAAATCCGCAGGATAGAACATAAATTAGGTATTCATGGTTCACCTACTACCGAATTGGAGTTTAATGATGCCAAATGTGAACTTGTAGGAAAAAGACGTTTTGGACTTATTAAATATGTAATGCATCTGATGAATGGTGCAAGATTGGGTGTCGCAATCCAGGCTCTGGGCATAGCTCAGGCCGCATATAATAAAGCCCTTAAATATGCCCTTGAAAGAAAACAATTTGGGAAAAAAATTATTGAATTGCCTGCAGTATACGATATGCTAACTAATGACAGAATGGATATTGAAGCAACACGTTCACTGATTTATCATACGGGTTTAATCGTTGATGAATTGGAAAGTATCGAAAAAACACTTGAAGAAAAACAGGAAAATTTCTTCAGTGAAAAACCTGCTAACCAGAGGGAAAGAGCCAAGAAACTTAGCGAAAAAGTGGAGTTGTTTACGCCTCTTGCAAAATACTATTCAACAGAAGCCGCAAACAGGATTTGCTATAACGCAATTCAAATTCATGGAGGTACAGGTTATATGCAGGATTTTGACGTGGAAAGATATTACAGAGATGCGAGAATTACAAGCATATATGAGGGAACTACACAGTTTCAGGTAGTTGCGGCAATTGGCGGGGTTATGACAAAACAAATGGATTCTGAATTTGAAAAATTCAGGAAATCTGCACAAGGGCACGAAGGGGAATTTAAAGACGTATACGATGTTCTTCTTAAATATGAAAGAATGTTTAATAAAGCAATTGATAAAGTCCGTGAACTTAAAAATAAAGATTTCCGCGACTATATCGCAAGAACACTTATTGATATGGCGCTTTTGCTGTATATGTCATACAGCTTTTTGGACGAAGCAAAAAGGAACCCCAAAAAAGCGCTCTTTGCGAGAAAATTTGCAATGGAACGATTACCCGGGTTTGAATCAAATTACCATAAAGTAATGGAGGTGGACGAAACCACGATAAGAAATTACGAACAACTTCTGGAAATTAAAATTTAG
- a CDS encoding DMT family transporter: MDKKFLSAIIVSASLFGISAPVAKLLVRDIPPIALAGLLYLGTFIGLSIYFLVRKLITNNSYKREAPLEKKDFIWLAGATLAGGIIAPISMMTGLTFISGFSASLLLNLEGLATAIIAVLFFGENAGKRLWMALICMTIAGVFISWQPTLGNFNVLGPLLIVVAMICWGIDNNLTRNISDKDPIQIAIIKGFVAGIVSLSLGMALGWRMSFNSGILFALLLGALSYGISLVLFIYALKGLGASRTGLFFSFAPFIGAVVSLIILKEWIGWVMFPAIVFMIIGIWLISSEKHLHLHKHKSTIHTHSHTHTDGHHLHNHPETFSGQHIHQHTHNDMIHAHPHLPDTHHRHKHEVFGEGEGIPK, translated from the coding sequence ATGGATAAGAAATTTTTATCAGCCATAATAGTATCTGCATCTTTATTTGGTATCAGCGCGCCCGTTGCGAAACTACTTGTTCGGGATATTCCTCCTATTGCTTTAGCCGGGCTTCTTTACCTCGGAACATTTATTGGCTTATCCATATATTTTCTTGTGAGAAAACTAATAACAAATAACTCTTATAAAAGAGAAGCCCCGTTAGAAAAAAAAGATTTTATCTGGTTAGCCGGGGCAACGCTTGCAGGTGGAATAATAGCTCCAATAAGTATGATGACAGGATTAACTTTTATTTCCGGGTTTTCCGCATCATTATTACTTAATCTGGAAGGACTTGCTACTGCCATAATTGCCGTTTTATTTTTCGGGGAAAATGCAGGAAAACGCTTATGGATGGCGTTGATATGTATGACTATCGCGGGAGTGTTTATAAGTTGGCAGCCTACTCTTGGAAATTTTAATGTATTAGGTCCACTATTAATTGTAGTTGCTATGATATGCTGGGGAATTGATAACAACTTAACTCGTAATATATCCGATAAAGACCCCATACAAATTGCAATAATTAAAGGTTTTGTTGCCGGGATAGTATCATTGTCGCTTGGAATGGCTCTTGGATGGAGAATGTCTTTTAATTCCGGGATCTTATTTGCGTTATTACTTGGAGCATTAAGTTACGGTATCAGTTTAGTACTGTTTATCTACGCACTAAAAGGATTAGGCGCTTCCAGGACAGGATTGTTTTTTAGTTTTGCGCCTTTTATCGGAGCAGTAGTATCACTAATTATACTCAAGGAATGGATAGGATGGGTAATGTTCCCCGCAATAGTATTTATGATAATCGGAATATGGCTGATAAGCAGCGAAAAACACTTGCATTTGCATAAGCACAAATCAACAATACATACACATTCACATACTCATACGGATGGACACCATTTACATAATCATCCTGAAACGTTTTCCGGTCAACATATACATCAACATACCCACAACGATATGATTCACGCTCATCCGCATTTGCCTGATACCCATCATAGACATAAACATGAGGTATTCGGGGAGGGAGAAGGCATTCCAAAGTAA
- a CDS encoding TlpA disulfide reductase family protein encodes MKKNIFLLCLVLLIGCKQGGAKTNQKIDDSTGAKIADTSRLTPPDFTLYSLDSTEYTLSEQTGKVVFVNFWAPWCPPCRAEIPALIELYEKYKDKGFLILGIGMDKEKALKDYVQKNGIKHPVLIGNEEVAKNYSIRGIPTTYILDKQGKIVTQHTGFGKETAEQLESELTKLLKE; translated from the coding sequence ATGAAAAAAAACATATTTCTGTTATGTCTGGTTTTACTTATAGGTTGTAAACAAGGTGGGGCAAAAACTAACCAAAAAATTGACGATTCTACAGGCGCTAAAATTGCTGACACCTCAAGACTAACACCACCTGATTTTACATTATACAGCCTTGACAGCACCGAGTATACTCTTAGCGAACAAACAGGCAAAGTAGTATTTGTAAATTTCTGGGCGCCTTGGTGTCCACCTTGCAGAGCTGAAATCCCAGCACTTATAGAACTCTATGAAAAATATAAAGATAAAGGGTTCCTTATACTTGGCATAGGTATGGATAAAGAAAAAGCATTAAAAGATTATGTTCAGAAAAATGGAATAAAACATCCTGTTTTAATAGGAAACGAAGAAGTAGCCAAAAATTACAGTATAAGGGGTATTCCAACAACTTATATCCTTGATAAACAAGGAAAAATTGTAACCCAGCATACGGGATTTGGTAAAGAAACTGCAGAACAACTTGAATCCGAACTAACCAAACTCCTGAAAGAGTAA
- a CDS encoding UPF0158 family protein, whose product MKINWEALCEAVGDYSQSRIYIFNKKTGEIIIVSEYMSDSGKRDLKQQVAGIKPENCVVIPTMSSRDGFKLMEEFVPFVKDDKVKAILTEILPQTAPFKRFKEVVFKNPEIRKQWQNYREERLTEYAKKWLTKEGIKEE is encoded by the coding sequence ATGAAAATAAACTGGGAAGCGCTTTGCGAAGCAGTTGGAGATTATTCTCAATCACGTATATACATATTCAATAAAAAAACAGGCGAAATTATTATCGTATCGGAATATATGAGTGACTCAGGCAAGCGTGATTTAAAACAACAAGTTGCCGGGATTAAACCTGAGAATTGCGTAGTAATTCCGACAATGAGTTCAAGAGACGGATTTAAGTTAATGGAAGAGTTTGTCCCTTTCGTAAAAGATGACAAAGTGAAAGCTATATTAACTGAGATATTGCCTCAAACCGCACCATTTAAAAGATTCAAAGAAGTGGTATTCAAGAATCCCGAAATACGAAAGCAGTGGCAAAACTACCGAGAGGAAAGATTGACCGAATACGCAAAAAAATGGCTTACAAAAGAAGGAATTAAAGAAGAGTAG
- a CDS encoding 4Fe-4S cluster-binding domain-containing protein — MGKRRYIELHKSGELKKRIKKSLAMLESCKLCPRECKVNRLNDERGFCGAGRFALLASYGPHMGEEIPLVGKNGSGTVFVGGCNLKCIFCQNYEISHVMYGEEVEAKQLAQIILKLQAIKCHNINIVTPTHIVPQILEALPFAIEQGLNLPLIYNSSAYDNKEVLELLDGIFDIYMPDFKFWDSTMATQFAGTENYPLIAQNSIKEMHRQVGDLVLDENGLAERGLILRHLLLPDDMENTKEIVKFFSSISTHTYVNIMGQYKPYGNIEGFPSLAKKITSSEFNNAVEFAKEKGLYRFL; from the coding sequence ATGGGAAAAAGAAGATACATTGAACTGCATAAAAGCGGGGAATTGAAGAAAAGAATTAAAAAATCTCTTGCTATGCTTGAATCCTGTAAATTATGTCCGCGAGAATGTAAAGTAAATCGTTTGAATGATGAAAGAGGATTCTGCGGTGCAGGCAGGTTTGCTCTATTAGCCAGTTATGGACCGCATATGGGAGAAGAAATTCCACTTGTCGGGAAAAATGGATCGGGGACTGTATTCGTCGGAGGTTGCAATCTGAAATGTATATTCTGTCAGAATTATGAAATATCCCATGTTATGTATGGAGAAGAAGTAGAAGCAAAACAATTGGCGCAAATTATATTAAAATTACAGGCTATTAAATGTCACAATATAAATATTGTAACGCCGACACACATAGTGCCGCAAATACTTGAAGCTTTGCCTTTTGCGATTGAACAGGGATTAAATCTTCCTCTCATCTATAATAGTAGCGCTTACGATAATAAAGAAGTTTTGGAGTTGTTGGATGGAATATTTGATATTTATATGCCGGATTTCAAGTTCTGGGATTCTACAATGGCTACACAATTTGCAGGAACCGAAAATTATCCTTTGATTGCGCAAAACTCAATAAAAGAAATGCATCGCCAGGTAGGCGACCTTGTGCTGGACGAAAATGGTTTAGCTGAACGTGGATTAATATTACGCCATCTTCTATTACCGGATGATATGGAGAATACAAAAGAGATAGTAAAATTTTTCTCTTCTATTTCGACACATACTTATGTAAATATAATGGGACAGTATAAACCTTACGGTAATATAGAAGGTTTCCCGTCGCTTGCAAAAAAAATAACCTCTTCCGAATTTAACAATGCGGTAGAATTTGCAAAAGAAAAGGGGCTTTATAGATTTCTATGA
- a CDS encoding aldehyde dehydrogenase family protein: MYKNYINGKWQDAKCGKTFTKLNPATGEEVGKFPLSEPEDVNDAVASAKKAFKGWSRTPLPTRGDIMLKLGNLMLKNKEELARIETQDMGKVLKETRGDVQEGIDTAYYAFGEARRFFGKTVPSELPDKICMTFHRPIGVAGLISPWNFPAAIPCWKMIPALLSGNTVVFKPSREAPATGAKLVELLIEAGIPDGVVNIIHGAGTNVGEAIATHPDIGVISFTGSVPVGKRLAEISGKSLKRISLELGGKNGQIVMDDADLELALEGALWGAFGTTGQRCTATSRVILHKDIHDKFVDMLVKRANKIKIGYGLDESMEMGPCVSEKQRDIVAKYVDIGKKEGAKLACGGEPYTEGNCKDGFFYRPTIFTGVTPDMRIAKEEIFGPVLSVLKINNLDEAIKVINGTEFGLSSSVYIKDVNNAMKAVAEIEAGITYINAPTIGAECHLPFGGVKNTGNGHREGGWTVYEIFNETQTVYIDYSAKLQRAQIDTTVIS, from the coding sequence ATGTACAAGAATTACATAAACGGTAAATGGCAAGATGCCAAATGTGGCAAGACGTTTACAAAACTAAATCCCGCAACAGGCGAAGAAGTCGGAAAATTTCCTTTATCGGAACCGGAAGACGTTAATGATGCAGTTGCAAGCGCGAAAAAGGCTTTTAAGGGATGGAGCAGAACTCCGCTTCCTACAAGAGGCGATATAATGTTAAAACTGGGCAATCTTATGCTGAAAAATAAAGAAGAACTTGCTCGCATAGAAACACAAGACATGGGTAAAGTTTTAAAAGAAACACGTGGCGACGTCCAGGAAGGCATAGACACGGCATATTACGCTTTCGGCGAAGCAAGAAGATTTTTCGGCAAAACCGTTCCATCTGAATTACCTGATAAAATATGTATGACTTTTCACCGTCCGATTGGAGTTGCCGGGTTAATATCCCCATGGAATTTTCCCGCGGCAATACCTTGCTGGAAAATGATACCTGCGTTACTTTCGGGGAATACAGTAGTATTTAAACCATCCCGCGAGGCTCCTGCAACAGGCGCAAAACTTGTAGAATTATTGATTGAAGCAGGCATTCCTGACGGCGTAGTAAATATTATTCACGGAGCCGGAACAAACGTAGGAGAAGCCATCGCTACTCATCCCGACATAGGCGTAATAAGCTTTACAGGCTCCGTACCGGTAGGCAAAAGATTGGCAGAAATTTCCGGAAAAAGCCTTAAAAGGATAAGCCTTGAACTTGGCGGAAAGAACGGACAAATAGTAATGGATGATGCAGACCTTGAACTTGCGCTTGAAGGCGCATTATGGGGAGCATTCGGAACTACAGGACAGAGATGCACGGCGACTTCAAGAGTTATTTTACACAAAGATATTCATGATAAGTTCGTGGATATGCTTGTAAAAAGGGCAAATAAAATAAAAATAGGATACGGGTTAGACGAATCAATGGAAATGGGGCCCTGCGTTTCGGAAAAACAGCGTGATATAGTTGCAAAATATGTGGATATCGGTAAAAAAGAAGGCGCGAAACTTGCTTGCGGTGGAGAACCTTATACCGAAGGCAACTGCAAAGATGGATTTTTCTACAGACCGACAATATTTACGGGAGTAACTCCGGATATGAGAATAGCAAAAGAAGAAATATTTGGGCCGGTGTTATCCGTTCTGAAAATAAACAACCTAGACGAAGCTATTAAAGTCATAAACGGAACAGAATTCGGGCTTTCATCTTCAGTATATATAAAAGACGTTAACAACGCAATGAAAGCTGTAGCAGAAATAGAAGCGGGTATAACTTATATAAACGCCCCGACAATTGGCGCCGAATGTCATTTACCATTTGGAGGAGTAAAGAACACGGGGAACGGGCACAGGGAAGGCGGATGGACCGTTTATGAAATATTCAACGAAACCCAGACAGTTTATATTGATTACTCTGCAAAACTTCAGAGAGCGCAGATTGATACGACAGTAATTAGTTAA